From Phalacrocorax carbo chromosome 8, bPhaCar2.1, whole genome shotgun sequence, a single genomic window includes:
- the LOC104041945 gene encoding ovomucoid, with product MKTTRSFALLGLVLLICLSDIAIAQQRAYCSTYRLSGGMHLACPRNYEPVCGTDSVTYPNECSLCKQMFLNRAIDKKHDGRCVRLDCTGYLRSSRGRTIPCNLEYMPICGSNGVTYRNKCDFCNAVANGLDINLHNIGECYQQVDCSGHKGSNVICTAQYDPLCGSDGKTYGNKCQFCNAVSRSQGTLFLKHRGEC from the exons ATGAAGACAACAAGAAGCTTTGCCCTTCTTGGGCTTGTGCTTCTCATCTGCCTTTCTG ATATTGCTATTGCTCAACAACGG GCCTACTGCAGCACGTACCGGTTGTCTGGAGGAATGCATCTTGCCTGTCCCCGCAACTATGAACCCGTCTGTGGGACTGACAGCGTGACCTACCCCAATGAGTGCTCCCTCTGCAAACAAATGTT CCTTAACCGAGCCATTGACAAGAAGCACGATGGAAGATGTGTTAGG CTCGACTGTACTGGCTACCTGAGATCAAGCAGAGGTCGTACAATCCCTTGCAACCTGGAGTACATGCCCATCTGCGGCAGCAACGGGGTTACCTACAGAAACAAGTGCGACTTCTGCAATGCTGTGGC GAATGGACTGGACATAAACCTGCACAATATTGGAGAATGTTACCAG CAGGTTGACTGCAGTGGTCATAAAGGTAGCAATGTCATCTGCACTGCCCAGTATGACCCCCTTTGCGGCTCTGACGGCAAAACTTACGGAAACAAGTGCCAGTTCTGCAACGCAGTTTC gCGGAGCCAGGGAACCCTGTTCCTCAAACACCGTGGTGAAT